A stretch of DNA from Peromyscus maniculatus bairdii isolate BWxNUB_F1_BW_parent chromosome 7, HU_Pman_BW_mat_3.1, whole genome shotgun sequence:
AGATGGCAGTGAGGTGGGCACTGCAGGTGGAGAAGGCTCTACGACGGCCCTCAGCAGAGCGGATCTGCAGAATAGCGAAGACTATGCAGCTGTAGGaggtgaggatgaggaggaagcaaCTGAGGGGCATCAGGCCCACACTGATGAACCCCACCATCTCCAGAGCAGATGTGTCTGCACAGGCCAGTTTCAGCATCACAGGGATATCACAGAAGTAATAGTCCACTTCATTGGGACCACAGTAGGGCAACTGGAAGGTGAGAGTAGTTAGAAAGATAGCCTGAATGCAGCCAAAAAATGATGTCCCCGTGGCCAGGATGGCACATACTCTGTGGCTCATGATAATTGAGTAACGTAGAGGGTAGCATATGGCAACaaagcggtcataggccatcactgTGTACAGGAAACATTCTGTACACCCCAGGAAATGGTAGAAGAAGAGCTGGCACACACAGCCTGCGTAGGAGATGGCTCTGCTGTTTCCTGAGAGGTAGAAGAGCATTTTAGGAGAACTCACGGAAGGGAAAAATATGTCAAAAATAGACAACTTACATAGGAAGAAGTACATAGGGGTGTGAAGCCGAGTGGAGGAGATAATGGCCAGCAAGATTAACAAGTTTCCCATCAGCGTGAAGatgtagaaagacaaaaacaggacAAAGAGCATGGTCTCCAGACCCTCTGTGTTCGGGATGCCGAGCAGGATAAACTGAGTCACTACAGAGAGATTCCTCATTGTTTTAAAACTTTTGCTGACCGCTTTGAGTGTACTTAATATGGGCCAACTTTCTTACGATAGGCAGCAGTGTGATCTAGGTGCACATATCAAATGCTACAATTACCTCATTCGGGATAAGTCTGCCAAGTTCtcagaagaaatattttctgtagGGAAATGATTATCTTCTTTGCCAAGAGCAGCAGCTTAGAGgtatattaaaaacattttcaggTTAGAAATCTTTTTGACGGCATTTGCTTTGagcatatatatattttgaattctGGTGACATCTTTAAGTAACATACTTTCACTATGCATTTCCTTCTGCAGAATAACAGAAAAGGTGTGTATTATAAATTATGACAACTAATGTCAATCCCGACTCCAGTTCTTATTTGCTTTATTggttaaaataatttatacaatACCTCATAgacatatgtaaaatgaatttcacTATTACTTAACAGAATTAGTAGCATCAAACATACTTTAGTGCTACAGTAGCATCGTTTAACACCGGTGAATGTATCTAGCAAAACTGTGAGTTCTAATTAGAGTCTTTATCATTTTACATATCTGACACCTACCACTGCAAGTTCCTTAATTGGATATtagtattttataattatttgaaaataaatgtttgttaaatAACATTATtagacagatttatttatttacttatatatttattttacagctaaggaaacatttttttaacttttgttcttCTCTCCTACATTaaatcccaactgcagtttcccctccctccatggtTCCCAGGCTTTCCCCGTAACCTTCCCTCACCCCCAGATgaactccttctctgtttccctttaaacaaccaaacaaaaaaaaggacaggcctcccagagatatcaacctAACATGGCTTAACAAGATACCACAAGGCTtggcacaaaccttcatatcagTGGGAGGGAAAGGGTCCTAAGCCCAGCCAATAGAGCCAGAGACACCTCCCACTCTCACttttgggagtcccacaagaacaccaaactacacaaccataTGTATATGCAGAGGTTCTACCTCAGACCCATATGTTTATTAAATAACATTATTAAACTGATTTATACCTCATCTCTTCATATTATATCTCTTTAGAATTGAGAGTGCCCAAATGCCCAGGTCTGTCCTTAGCTGTATCTCTGGTTATTCTGGCCCTTTTATGCTAAGTAGATGGAAACAACTCAGAAATATTAGCCAAAAGAAACATCAGCAAAAAAGGCATCAAATTCAGGTTACCATGTTAAAGTgacaaaaaagttaaaaaatgacCCACATGGAAGTAGAATAAGGGCATGAAACACCATCACTGGGATTAATTACACTGTAAGAGGAGTATATGATCCTTGAAGATGCAGGGGCACCTTTTCATGATTCACCTAGTATTAGTGACAATAGCAATATTACCAACAGGatgcctttcttccttctattattcctttatttacacaaaaattaatgaatactTATTTTGTTCTAAAgatagatacatttaaaaatatgattattttcaaaaatacatcCATGAAAGTAGCAACTACTATTACTAGTCAGACCTGCAGATTAGTAATTGAAGTCCAGCTACATCACAGAGTGTGTCCCAGTTTCAAAAGTCATATACAGGAGAcctgttttgttccattttttgTACCCTTAAACGTTTGAGAAATCtcccttctgtctttctctgctgcaATTCTGGATAACACCTTTGCAGGTAGATTCTCAGGCCTGCTTTTCTTGAATGTTGGAAAAAGTTTTTATGCCTTACTTCTTCCAGGTTAATTATACTTGCTTAAAATCTCATCTGGTTTTAGAAACCATGCAATAGCctttttgataattttaaagACTAAATTCAGTATTATCTCTAAAATAGAAACTTTTGGGTCTTAGGCAAAGAAGATAATTATTTCCCTACAGAAAATATTCTTTCTGGGAGGGAAGTAGACGTACCCTGAAGCAGGCAACTGGAGCATCTGATATGTGTACATAGAACAGGCTGCTGCCTGTCATAAGAAAGAAAGTTGTCCCTTGTTAAAAGCACACTCAAAGGTTTCATCGGCAAAGGTTTCATAATCTGACATTGCTGTTCAGACTGGTAAGTTTGTATCTTTTCAAAGTCTTGATATTCAGCATGAGAGTCCAGATCAAATGTCCCTaatttctctttctaaaaataatatgAGCCACTCTGTGTTCCCCAATCTTACACCCCAGTTGGTTACaagaaaggcaataaaatgaAAGTAGTGGCTTTACGCAGTTGGGAGTGGATGACTGCTGCTCAATAGCAATTCTAGCCACACCTGCATCATCTCTCTAAGCAGGTCAAGTTCCTCTGTGTTTTGCATCTTCTCTCCTTGATCAGCAGAGGCCCTCAGAGGAATGTATTTGTTGCTTATGCTCAGACACCATGGTATTCTGATTTTATAATCTCATGTATTTTAAGTCCATTAGAAGAAATAGGTGTCCCAAAGACAAAGAAGGGGCCATGCATGGCCCTTCTAGTGTGAGAGGAAGTCCTAGAGTAGACCTGGACAAAAGCAGGAGTACTCACGTCAGCCTCCTAAGACCATGTTCATGTTTTGCACATGGAAATAGCAGCGCTTGACATTTATGTTTCTTGTCAGAGCCAAAAGCACTACAAAGGAGTTCTCATTGCCCTGTTAATAAAGCAGAAAGTCCTGTGGGACTTTTACAACAAGCATCAGAACATTCTCCATAGACTGCTTCCTGGGAAGTGTCTAGCAGAGTGGCAGAGCCCCTTAAGGACTCATTGTTAGCTGGGGATAGCTCTGAGGGACAATTAGTTTATCCTCTTCATTCATCATTCAATCATGAAATAACAGTGATGATATTATTGCAAAGAGATGCTTTAAAGTGGGATACATGTCCATGTGGACCAAATAGACTCCAGTTCTAACACAGTCACCTCCAATGGTGTATCTATATTTTGGTGCCTTTTATACCTTAAAACTTTTGCCTGTAACATCATTTATcccaaaatttttaaaagactgcAAGCATACTTTAGGCCTAAATGATTACCTTTAACAAATAATGTTATTCAAAATAGAAGCATAATTTGATGATAGGCATTGCAAtttgtacctttaatcccagcactcaggagacagatgcaggcagatctctgtgagtttgagatcagtctggtctacacagtgagctctagATCAGCCAAGGCTGAATAGTGAGATCCtgacagaaacagacaaacaaaaaaacataaaaaagaaacataactgGAAAGACAAAAGGCATAACATGATCTTCAAATGTTTACAGAGATATGGTATGAGttagtctgtggtgatattgtatcccaaatatattatgcaccctaataaacttatatggggtcagagaacagccactagatagacatagaggccagaaaatggtggcacacacatcctagaattctggagtcagagatccatccggatctgtgagttcaaagccacactgaaaacagccaggcatggtgacacatgcctttaatcccaggaagtgatgataggaagcagaaaggtatataaggcgtgaggaccaggaactagagtcttgttaagcttttaggcttttagtagcagttcagctgagatccatttggatgaggacacagaggcttccagtttgaggaaataggatcagctgaggaattggtgaggcgaggttgcctgtggcttgttctgtttctctgatctttcagcattcatcccaatacctgactctgggtttgtttttattaataaaatcttttaagattcatgctacagttatTCCATGAGGACTTTCATAATTGGGCTATGTAATAGATGTATTTtcaaattagaaagaaattattgattacaaaatgaaattaaaataacctCATGATGTATTTATCTGCTTGCTATTGGGTGtacttaataaataaagatgaccATCATTCATATATGCCACCGAGGACATTCACAATATGAAGGCAAGTCACAGCAAATTCTTTTTCATGTTGAAATAATTAGATTATATTTATACTGTAAAGCTATTCAATGTCACCAGCCTAATATGATAAATAAAAGATCTTTGGATGAATCATTATCATTCAATTTAGCTTCCAGggcaaacaaaactaaaaacataaTCATTGTAGTTGCAAATGTAACCATTGGTTAGTAAAACAACTTAATTATTATCAGAATATATCCAGAAAATGTTAACCTCTGTCTCTGAAGCTGGTAGAATCAGACTGGATATGAGGGTGGGTTTTCAATACAGCGTCTCTCCATgtaagccatggctgtcctggaactcactctgtagaccaggctggcctcaaacccagagatttgtctgcctctgcctcccaagtgctgtgattaaaagcgtgcgccatcACCTCCCAAGAGAGAAGTCTTAGCTACTAGGCTGCATTATTAAAGCTAGCAGTGTCAGTGTCCTTCTGAGTATTGGCTCTGTGTAGTGGGCACCCTAGGCATTATGATTCAAATTGTCCCATAAAGTTATCATTCAAGTATTATCTCATTTCTTTCCCATTTGATTTTgagtatatgggtgttttgcctacatatatgcctgTGCGCTACCCACATGCAATACCTGTGAAGGCCCAAAGAGGACATCATATCCCCTGCAGCtgtattacagatggttgtgaacttccATGAGGGTGCTcagaattgaacacaggtcctctagaggagcagccatttcttttcttaactgctcagtcatctctccagacttatatatcatttatttttatagtatacATTTAGTCTTGAGAACCTTAAGCAAATGAACCAAAGTGATAAAAATCGAATTAACCATAGAGCTTTGTCCTACATCTGGAACTGTAGTTGTCTCCCCTTTGagctataaagagaaacaaagtgtttatttttatttctgattttcaaATCCTCACTCATAAGTGACCACACCTGTCATATGCAGTTACTGGAGTTTCCTTATGCACTTTTAGattgtttaaattaattttcagcAATTGTGTAATATGTTAAACTCCTTTAATAAATAAGGGCACTGGAACTCAAAATAGTTACAGTGTTCTTAAAGATAGACTGCTGGAGATCCCAGATATTCCCAGGCTTAGCTCACTTTCCACTACATCATCACTGATTCCTAAAATGACTCTAAGCAGAAAGCAGCTGTCTCTGTAAGAGGAAGGAAGCTTTTAATAAACTTAATGGGTTCATTATAGAGATCTAAACAAgttttctgaaacctcaaattaCTGAACAATACCAGAATTTGATGACATATGTACTATTTTTCTATTGAGATCCATTAATCTTATATAGTCACTTGCCTTTTCTCAAAATTAGTCATAGTAATACTAAGATAATTTGCAAAGTAACTCTACTATACTTTATGTaactatgaagaaaaatattctgtaaatgcacatttttttttttaaaaaattgacatttCACCAAAAGACTTGGCATTATGTAAGATAAACTGGGGCTTTCTGGACACAACCTTTACTTTTCAAATTAGTTTGTGATATGGTCCCTTAAAGCAGAATTAAAGAACCCTCTGTAGAGCAGACATGCAAGCCAAAGAAATGCCCTGTCATATAACGTGGCAAGAATAGATTCTTGTTAAATGTAAACAAGCATATTGCCATGAAGACAATGCTACGGAatgaaggctgggtgtggtgacacaaacttttaatcccagcacgctggaggctgaagcagccatctctctgtgatttcaaggccaacctgatatATATAGTAAGTTTCAGGTCAGGCAAGGCTATATAGactctatttaaaaacaaacaagcaacaaccataaacaaaacaaaacaaatattatgTTATAGACTTAAATTCTGAAAGAACATGAGTaaacaaaagtaaatatatttttacttgtaAAAGAACTTTATAAAATTTCAACAAATTATACTCAGTTTGAAGAAATGTCATAAAATTAATAACACCCTTCTTCTATGTATCACAGATAATTTTGCAAACAATATTTTCCAAGACATCTTCATATAAATATCATTTACATAGAAAAAATGCTACCTGTAGTTGAAAATGCTACCATGAATTTAATATACCAAATGTGTCTAATTAATTCAACTTTTGTTCAtatatagagaaaatattctttgGGATTTCTAGGAGCATTTGGAGAAGTCTCAATTTTGAATCTAGGTTAACAAGTTAATCTAAGAGATTATTTTGGCATGTCTTTCAAAAACAGATAATGTTTAAAATACTTGACTTAGTATGATTTCAGAACCTTGTGAAATATTGATTATTTAACCAAAGAGGACATGCAACAACTGTATTtccataaaaggaaaatacatgtcacttagtttttaaaaactaataaaaataacactTGGCTTGCTTAACAGAAAAGCCTGAATTGTCTTGAGGAAGAATTAAGACAATATGAAGCACAGGAAATCATTCCATCAAGataattgatatttttatttcctgagcAGATTATGTAATAGATAACACTAAATCCCTTTCCCACCtcagcataaataaataatgaaaaatgctATTCCTCTTTTCACAGAATGAATTCCAAATTCTAGTTTTGTGATAGTATGTCATTGAATTCATTTAGGGAAAATGTAGGAAGAAGTCTTAGCCTTTTGGTCAAACATGGAAGCCCTGCTATTCAGACCTAATTTTCTAATCCATGTGGTGTGTTTTACTCCGTTCATTCTATTCTACACATGTAGATACTtcctttcattaattattttggaTGGGGTCTTACTGGATCTTCTAGAGGTCCttgaatttgcttttcttttaactAGAAATTCGAGAATTACAGgtgttttacttacttttctattgctgccatAAAACACTAAgaccaaggcaaattataaaagtaagtgtttaattgggcttgTGATTCCATAGTGTTAGAGTCCGTGAAGGCTGAGGGAAGGTAGGGAggtaggaacagctgagagctcacatcttgaatgGCAATCAGTTGACAAAgaacacactgggaatggcatgtgTCTTTTTGAAAACTCAAGGACTAACCCCGGTGGCATAGCTCCTTCAACAAAGTCACAcattctaatccttcccaagcagttctactaactggggaccaTGGACTTAAGTGTATGAAACAATGGGGGCTATTGACATGGAAACCACCACaacaaatgtgtgccaccatgctcaacttCTCTAATAATTAAAATTCTATATTAatgatatttttagatttttattttattattttacgtGTATTGTGTTGTGTCTCCATGTATATCTCTGTACCATGTACATTCTTGGTACCTGTGGAAgacagaacagggcatcagatattctagaagtggagttacaaaaagttatgaaccaccatgtgggtgctgagaattgga
This window harbors:
- the LOC102916678 gene encoding olfactory receptor 10D1B-like translates to MRNLSVVTQFILLGIPNTEGLETMLFVLFLSFYIFTLMGNLLILLAIISSTRLHTPMYFFLCKLSIFDIFFPSVSSPKMLFYLSGNSRAISYAGCVCQLFFYHFLGCTECFLYTVMAYDRFVAICYPLRYSIIMSHRVCAILATGTSFFGCIQAIFLTTLTFQLPYCGPNEVDYYFCDIPVMLKLACADTSALEMVGFISVGLMPLSCFLLILTSYSCIVFAILQIRSAEGRRRAFSTCSAHLTAILLFYMPVVLIYLRPTPSPWLDATVQVLNNLVTPMLNPLIYSLRNQEVKSSLWKFLHNPSFLPEQL